One genomic region from Oncorhynchus gorbuscha isolate QuinsamMale2020 ecotype Even-year linkage group LG13, OgorEven_v1.0, whole genome shotgun sequence encodes:
- the LOC123993492 gene encoding proteinase-activated receptor 4-like: MALSAPAGTLILLFFLSSLLHGCSPSSTTEECTGVRLRSFTLMSKCNFTTLNDKQIEEVQASTTVLYIPILYIITFTLGLPANLLALWVLLFRTKKLPPTILFINLTATDLMILVVLPFRIVYHLQGNDWAFGEPFCRVVTALFYGNMYGSVLCLAFIAVDRYVALVHPFGAKTLRSHRTSFYMSLCVWVVVLAAMLPLLISRQSYTLDEPRITTCHDALPKEVHENYFLPYFLTLFFLSFLLPLLVVLYCYVSVIRTLVAGGQRYAHAMRVTMLVLVVFVGCLLPSNVLLLLHYSDSYLVDNGEDLYVSYMVSLAVSTLNSCIDPFIFYYISDDFRDKVVMVLCCHGNNGRDSSTGNQVAYSSSIKGTQRSKVILLSMSSQRPGTSEDEAA, from the exons ATGGCTCTCTCTGCCCCAGCTGGGACTCTTATTTTgctgttctttctctcctctcttctacatggctgttccccctctTCCACCACGGAGGAATGCACTGGCGTCC GGCTGCGCTCCTTTACGCTGATGTCCAAGTGTAATTTCACCACCCTGAATGACAAGCAGATCGAGGAGGTGCAGGCTTCCACCACTGTGCTCTACATACCCATCCTCTACATAATTACCTTCACTCTGGGCCTCCCGGCTAACCTCCTGGCACTGTGGGTCCTTCTGTTCCGTACCAAGAAGCTGCCCCCCACCATCCTCTTCATCAACCTCACCGCCACCGACCTCATGATACTGGTGGTGCTCCCTTTCCGCATCGTCTACCACTTACAGGGCAACGACTGGGCCTTCGGTGAGCCATTCTGCCGCGTGGTCACGGCGCTCTTCTACGGCAACATGTACGGCTCGGTGCTGTGTCTGGCATTCATCGCTGTGGACCGGTACGTGGCTTTGGTGCACCCTTTTGGTGCCAAGACCCTCCGCAGCCACCGCACCTCTTTCTACATGAGCCtatgtgtgtgggtggtggtgttGGCTGCCATGCTGCCTCTCCTCATCTCGCGCCAGTCCTACACACTGGATGAGCCGCGCATCACAACCTGCCATGACGCGCTGCCTAAGGAGGTGCACGAGAACTACTTCCTGCCCTACTTCCTCACACTCTTTTTTCTCAGCTTCCTGCTCCCCCTTCTGGTCGTCCTCTACTGCTACGTCTCTGTGATACGCACCCTGGTGGCAGGAGGCCAGCGCTACGCCCACGCCATGCGAGTCACCATGTTggtcctggtggtgtttgtgggcTGCCTGCTGCCCAGCaacgtcctcctcctcctgcactACTCAGACTCCTATCTGGTGGACAATGGAGAGGATCTGTATGTGTCCTACATGGTTAGCCTAGCCGTTAGCACGTTGAATAGCTGCATCGACCCCTTCATCTTCTACTACATCTCCGACGACTTCAGGGACAAGGTCGTGATGGTGCTGTGTTGCCACGGCAACAACGGGAGAGACTCGTCCACAGGGAATCAGGTGGCCTATTCGTCCTCCATAAAGGGGACACAAAGGTCAAAGGTCATACTGCTGTCCATGTCTAGTCAGAGGCCGGGGACGTCAGAGGATGAGGCAGCATGA
- the LOC123993493 gene encoding LOW QUALITY PROTEIN: leukocyte cell-derived chemotaxin-2-like (The sequence of the model RefSeq protein was modified relative to this genomic sequence to represent the inferred CDS: inserted 1 base in 1 codon) has protein sequence MAKFGQLCSRNSCNRRRTXGQRQYGASRTDHVHEGIDIVCNDGATVYAPFHVKLSGKVTVYTDPKKAAINDGINLSGEGLCFKLFYVKPDSYSGVVKKGQRIGTLLPMQSVYPGITSHVHVQMCDKSDPTKYF, from the exons ATGGCAAAGTTTGGTCAACTGTGTAGCAGAAATTCCTGTAACAGGAGGAGGA AGGGACAACGACAGTATGGAGCAAGCAG AACAGACCATGTGCATGAGGGCATTGACATTGTGTGTAACGACGGGGCCACAGTGTACGCTCCATTTCACGTGAAACTCAGCGGCAAAGTGACAGTGTACACAGACCCGAAGAAGGCAGCCATCAACGATGGGATCAACCTCAGTGGGGAGG GTCTGTGCTTTAAGCTGTTCTACGTGAAGCCTGACAGTTACTCCGGGGTGGTGAAGAAGGGCCAGAGGATTGGGACCCTGCTCCCCATGCAGAGTGTCTACCCAGGGATCACTTCTCACGTCCACGTCCAGATGTGTGACAAGTCCGACCCCACCAAGTACTTCTGA